From Pyrenophora tritici-repentis strain M4 chromosome 1, whole genome shotgun sequence, the proteins below share one genomic window:
- a CDS encoding KfrA-N domain containing protein: MARLNETSKDAHDQGAQNDTQTIPAESHLEYGDFENDDDLTEAEKATIRQKLATRKRQVTFGRGDGQGNSEDEGNDVNAAERRRQSCRQSLKKAVKPADKTSIELGYDDDTDDMYLRFYGIHDNDEREILADMRNVDDFTACIAEHAESVFGHLADLLSQIAEQAEQLDQAHNEARVQQEAADARVERAQTQARAAAADELAQVTQKCNRMITTKNSYASRLAVLEDELAASRESNVKLYSQISDLYNERSVLQQHAGVPTNGNLYDTRPAQFQSSPPPMTANPFIGTGTHDLMLPPPMAHHQKNRPLARSAVSDNLTATGAKLKDIDIFRGDSTDKEDYKYWRRSARNFLNKTTIHTTVQDQLDYLIDHLRGPAAAQVEYRAAPGARNAYVTAEEVLTELDRIFDTVDKVTEASAALHDSGSGGLKQRDNESFNTWVARFTSTVAPLNLGDNEMIQHAIRLMKFGRNAGLQFRHGDTWEAFAQNCRTQQQLSRLTQSSGNNGTANVSGKKHRPTDADVPAACKSGSIVPASRVPALKATFTNAALQATVVDATDESEN, translated from the exons ATGGCCCGACTAAACGAGACGAGCAAGGATGCCCACGACCAGGGTGCTCAGAACGACACACAAACCATTCCAGCAGAGTCGCACCTTGAGTACGGCGACTTTGAGAATGACGACGACCTCACCGAAGCGGAGAAGGCGACTATTAGACAGAAGCTCGCCACCCGCAAGAGACAGGTCACTTTTGGCCGTGGAGACGGCCAAGGCAACAGCGAGGACGAGGGCAATGACGTCAACGCCGCTGAACGCCGACGACAGTCTTGTAGACAGTCTCTTAAGAAAGCCGTTAAGCCAGCGGATAAGACTTCTATAGAACTAGGctacgacgacgacacgGATGACATGTATCTACGTTTTTATGGCATCCACGACAACGATGAGCGCGAGATCCTCGCGGACATGAGGAACGTTGACGACTTCACCGCTTGCATCGCTGAACATGCTGAGAGTGTCTTTGGACACCTAGCAGATTTGCTTAGTCAGATAGCTGAACAAGCCGAACAGCTAGACCAAGCACATAATGAAGCCCGTGTACAACAAGAAGCAGCTGACGCCCGCGTGGAGCGCGCCCAGACGCAAGCTCGCGCTGCCGCCGCAGACGAGCTTGCCCAAGTCACCCAGAAATGCAACCGCATGATCACTACTAAGAACAGCTACGCTTCACGGCTAGCAGTGCTCGAAGACGAGCTTGCAGCCTCGCGCGAGTCAAACGTGAAGCTCTACTCCCAGATTAGCGACCTCTACAACGAGAGGAGTGTCCTGCAACAGCACGCGGGCGTCCCGACGAATGGAAATTTATATGACACGCGCCCAGCTCAGTTCCAGTCGTCCCCTCCTCCAATGACTGCGAACCCGTTCATTGGCACTGGCACTCACGACTTGATGCTGCCTCCCCCTATGGCACATCATCAGAAAAACCGACCCCTAGCTCGGTCTGCTGTATCGGACAACCTCACTGCAACGGGTGCAAAGCTGAAGGATATTGACATCTTTCGCGGAGACAGCACCGACAAAGAGGACTACAAGTATTGGCGCCGCAGCGCCAGGAACTTCTTAAACAAAACTACTATCCACACAACTGTTCAAGATCAGCTCGACTACCTGATTGACCACTTGCGAGGACCAGCCGCTGCACAGGTGGAATATAGAGCAGCACCCGGAGCTCGTAACGCCTACGTGACAGCGGAAGAAGTCCTCACGGAACTTGATCGCATCTTTGACACGGTCGACAAGGTCACCgaagccagcgcagcgctACACGACAGTGGCTCTGGAGGATTAAAGCAACGCGACAATGAATCGTTTAACACCTGGGTAGCCCGCTTTACCTCTACAGTCGCACCATTGAACCTGGGCGACAACGAAATGATCCAGCACGCGATCCGACTCATGAAGTTTGGTCGTAACGCAGGTTTACAATTCCGCCATGGTGATACTTGGGAAGCGTTTGCCCAGAATTGCCGCACTCAGCAACAGCTCTCACGTCTCACCCAGAGCAGCGGAAATAATG GCACGGCAAATGTCAGCGGCAAGAAACATCGTCCGACCGACGCAGACGTCCCAGCAGCCTGCAAGTCTGGCTCTATCGTGCCAGCTAGCCGCGTCCCTGCCCTCAAAGCTACATTCACCAACGCCGCCCTCCAGGCCACAGTCGTCGATGCCACCGACGAGTCGGAAAACTAG